The Calditrichia bacterium genomic interval TCGCTCCTTTTCGAACACGCTGCGGACGGTGAAAGACGTGTCGCGCGGCACGGACAATCGCGACTGCGCAGCCAATCCGCCGATCAATAGCAGCGCAACCAACACACTGTTTTTTATGGAATTATGATTCAAATTCAGAAGTTCACCGTCACCGGTTGATTCATTTTTTCCACCAGATCATCCAGATATTTCATGAATTCCGATTCTGTGCGAATGCCGCCCGGCTCCAGCTCCCACGCCGCCAGAAAATAATATTGCAGCTTTCCGTTTTTGGGTTTGAGCACCACAACTTCGCTATGGTCGTCGCTTTCAAACGACAGAAAATCCGCCTGCCGGAAGAGCACCGCCATTCCCAAATTGTCCGCGTTCAAACTCTGTTTTCCAAATGTGGCGAGGTAGCCCCAACTGCCGGCGTTCACGGATTTGTTGAGCAGCCGCGTTTCGGGATGTTTGACGATGCCCGTGCACAGATTTTCGGGATTGCCGGAAATTTGCACATCGTGGCGGGTGAGACGGCTGCCCGCGGTGATCGATAAATCGGAAATCAAATTGTATGTTTCCCCGGCAATTTCCCAGCCGGAATACACCGTGCGGATTTGCGAATAAATCGCGCCGTTGGCGAGCACATCGCTGCGAAGGCTGTCGGTTTTTGCCACGCGATGCGCTTTGCCATCGTGCCACATGCCGATCGAACCGATGCCCAGCGATTCGCCAACTTTGAGGATGTCCATCCCCCAATCACTCATCTCGTGATACGAATCGAAGCCGTCCAGCCCGACATTTTGCAACACCATTTCCGGGGTTGTTTTGCCAAAAATGTCGGTGGCGTTGCGCCAGTCGAGATAAAAGCGGTAGCCAACCTTGTCCGATTCCCAACCCGGGCCCTCGTATCGGATAAAATAGGAGTGATCGGTGTGCTCGGGCGGCACGCGCAGCGATGTCACATTGCGAAATTCCCCGTCGATATATTTGCGGTTTTCGAAAGATCCGCCAAATTTATGGGCAATTTCCGCCTGCGTTCGTTTGGGATAATCGCGCATTTTTGCGCTGGTTTCCGCAAAAAACAGGGTGAGTTGTTGCTGTTGGTTCGCGGTAAAATCCGCCAGCACGGCAATTTTTTCGGGGGAGCCGTCGCCATCTGCATCGATTGCCTGACCGGGCAGCTCGGTTTTTCCAGCGAACGCCACAAACGCGGCGGGATTGAATGTCGGCTGCGCAGCTTTGATTTTCGAGATATCCAGATAAATCAGCTCGTCCTGACGGGAAATTGCAGCGGGATTTTCTAACGCAATGTTCACCGATCCGGGATATGCCGATTGGATTTCCGCCGTACCGGCTGATTCGCTATTGCAGCCCAAAAACAGCGCCGGCAGCAGCGCAAACAGTAGTGACAACTTTTTCATAATAAATATCCTTTTATGTGGGCGTTATTGTTCAACTTTTGGAATAGCGAACGATGCGCCAATGGAACGTTCCGTAATATATGCTGTTGATGCGATGATATCGCCGGAAACCAGCGCCATAAATCCGGCGAGGTCATCCGGCAGAATCGCTTCCACAGAAACAAACGTTAATCTGTTGATATCCAAAAATCGCTGTTGAAAAATACGAAACGGCTTTCCGGCGGCATTCTCGAAAACCGGTGTGCCGCGAACGCTGACGATTTCATCAAAAGTGAGAATCAGCGACGTGCCGCGAATTTCCGCAGCCACAACCTTGATCGGCGCGCGATTTTCCGGGTCCCATTTTCCGGCAAACGTCCACGCCGCTGTGATCATTTCCGGCGACGGACTGTCCGCTGCGGTGTGTAGATTATCCGCCAGCCAACCGAATGATTCTCCGGATTTTTGGCTGTTGTAAAAATAATTCCTGTCTGAAAAATACGCCGGATTGTTGCGCAGCGTATCTTCGGGATAGATTTTCCGGAAGATCGGCTGATCCGCCATGTTTTCCGAAAAACGGCAATCGAGCAGATAAAACTGGGCGTCGTAATGGTGCCGCCCCAACTGAAAACCCGGCACGCCGTCGAAATCGGAATTGCGGATCACCAATTTCTGTCCGGGATCGTAACCGCCGGCGTGCCAGAGCGCTGCCGTGGCTTTAACTTCGTAAAATTGCGAATCGCGAATAAAACACCAGCCACGCGGACAAACAAAATCCACCGCGCCTTCAAACCGGCAATTCGCATGATAATACATCCCGTTTTTGTATTCCCACAGCGAAACCGTGTCCGCGCCTTTGCTTAGCACATTGCAATTTACGATGACGGTTCGCGTGCCTTTCCCGTACACCGCGAATGCGTGTGAAACGATTTCCAGCTGCGAATTTTCGATGGTGAGATTATCCAGCACCACATCATCGCCGTGAATGTTAACGACCGCCGGACCGATGCAATCCGTTTTCGCGTCCCAATCCGAACGCAACTGGCTGAACCGGATAATTGTGCTGTCCCGGCTTTCGCCACGCAACGTGATGTAATTTTGGGAGATGCGGATTTTCTCTGCATACACCCCGTTTTTCACAAAAATGACCACGCGCGGATAGGAAAATGTGGTGACTTTCATCAGCGCTTCGGTAATCGTGCGCATCATCGCCGTTGCCGGCGGCATCCACAACAATATCCGCATGTCCGATCGCCAACAGTGGAATCGCAGCGAGCAAGTTGATTAAAAACAGCAGATTACGAAAGCGGCTTTTCATAGTTTTCATCGCGACTGATTTTTAGTGAAAAACTATACGCCCGTCGGAAACAGGCGTATGGCTGTGTAAAAAATATTTTCTCAGGTTAATTCTATTTCATGAACATCATTTTTTCGTTTGGGAAAAATCGCCGGTTTGGAGGCGGTAAAAATAAATGCCCGATGAAAATTCCCCGGTTTTGAACACCACGCTGTGGCGCGCCCGGCGGGCAGTTGGTTGTCCACCAGCGTTGCGACAAGCTGACCCAACATGTTGAAAATCTGCAAGGTTGCATGCCCGGATTTGGGCATCTGGAATGCAATGGTCGTGCTCGGGTTGAACGGATTCGGGTAATTCTGCGAGAGCGCGTAAGTTATTGGCAAAGCTTGACTTGGATCATCGTCATTGATGCTCAAAATCGGCTCATCGACAAACAAGCTGTCCGGGATGATGCTTTCGCCGGGCGCGTAAACGCCAGAAGTGTCAAAAATGAACCAGTCGAGATAAAATCCGTAGGTGTTGCCGTCGCTGCCATCGCCCCAGCGCAGATCGTTGGTTGAATTGGCGGCGGCGGTTGCTCCACTCAAAAACTGCACGGGCTGCTCATCGAGATACACGGTCGATGTCCCGTTTTGGAAGGTGATGCGATAGGTGTGCCAGCCATCCGTGCGATACCCCAGTGGTGCGGCAACATCCGCGCGATCAAGTTCAACCTGACCGTCGGGGAACACAAAAGCCGTTCGCGGAGCGCACCATCGCGATATTCCACCTCAAATGCGCGATCGTAATCAGTTGGATAGATTGGCTTTACGCGAAATGCAACGGTAGCGCCGTCCGCCGGATTCATGTTCCAGTCGAGCCCGTACATGATCCGGTTGGCGCCGGGCGTTTTGAATTCGAGCAGTTTGTTGCCGGGGATTTCCGGATCATCGATTACCCAAACAGTCGTGTCCGGCGGCGTGACCACATTATCTTCGAGAAACGCTGGAATATTTTCTGCCGGCAGCACGCTGGCATCGTATACTTGCCATTGCTGCCCGGGACTAACAAAACCGGCTCTGCCCGCGCCAGCCTGAACTATCGCAGGCACATCGGCTGCGTTATCGGGCGTATATAAATATGGCGGTTCGGGGGCATCACCGCGGGTTTCCGGCGCGTTGACGCAATTATCAAAAATATTGTTGCGTTCCACCAAATCGCCCTGTGCAGAAACACCGACATTCACCAGCGTCGGGTTGTCCACATTCAAAAGTAGTTGCTTTCCACCAGCACATTGGCGTCCATTGTGGAGCCGACGCCGTAATTGTTGCCGACATAATAATTGTTGTAAATATGAGCCAAAGCCGAAAATCGCACCCGAGGGTGGCGCTGAACCGTATCATTGAACCAGTTGTGATGATAGGTTACATGGAATTTCCCGGAATCCTGCGCGGCGTTGTTGTCGTCGTGCCCAATCAGGCTGGTTTTATCGTGATTGCTGAACGTATTCCACGAAACCGTGATGTAATCCGAACCGCGTTTGATATCCAGCAATCCGTCGAACGAACTGCGCAAATCGCAATGATCCACCCAGATGTGATGCGATCTTTCCTGAATATTAATCGCATCGTCGTTGCTGTTTTCAATGAGTAAATTGCGGATGATGATGTTCGAAACATTGGACATGTTCAATCCACTGCCGGTAATAACACCTTTATTTCCAACCCCTACGACTGTTTTGTTGGAGCGAAAGGGTGCCATGCTGGTCAATTCTATCGTATCCACAACCTGAATAATAAAAGGTTCTGTCTGAAAAATATAATCTAAAAAATCCGCTGTTGAATTTACAGTAACGATCGATCCGCCGGCGCCGCCTGTTGTACCGTTTTGTCCCAGTGTGTTTTCACCAGCAAAACCTTCCGGAATGGCATTTTGTGCGATGATCTTATTATTAAAGAACAGCGTTATTATTAACAATAGCAAACATATGATATCCAATATTGAACATTTTGATTTTTTCACAATTTTCACTCTGTCATTTTGGGTCGACCAGATAGGTCAATTTGAATTTTCCATTCAGATCATTTATTGTCATGAAAGAATTCTATAACAGAAAAACAAACGGACTGGCTGAAGTTACTTTTCAATAATTTCAAACTACCTTTTTTACTCACATAAACTGTTCAAATAATTTTCCAAATTTGTATATCCGTCACCATTGTTATCTTCATTACGATCAGCCGGATTTGCGGGATCGAGGTGGTTGTTAATTTCCCAATCATCAGCCATACCGTCGTGATCCTGATCAGAAGGTGCAACGGCAGTATGCAATTTTGGCCATCCGCCAACTGAAAGTTGCGAATCAATTATTCCGGTTTGCGGACCGTAACTATCACCAAATCCGGCTGTGCCGGACCGAACTTCGTAGATGATTCGTTGATCAACCGGATCGCGTTTCGGATAAATCGCACCCGCGTATGCGAGCACTTTTTCAAAAGCTTCTGCAGCAGTTTCTGTGCTGATTTTCGGGGCGTTGAAGGGCTTTTCAGCAATCGTAATGTTATCGACATATTTGCCCTGTACACCGCCGGCCCAGTTATTTTTCGAAACTTCTGGATAACCTGTAACAAAATTTTCTGCGATATACCAACTGCTGGTAGAATCCCACGGTTCAACGATTCGGTTCTTATGTATGGATCCCGGACCTGATTTGTAATAATTGCCAATCAGATTGTGCTGCCCTCCTTCACCGCCATATGCACTATTGAATCCCCAGTTGTAAATCACATTATTACGGAAGTCAACAATTTCCGAATCCGGCTCATGATGATAGCGGCTGCCATGAAAACGCGGATTTCGGCTGGCATTATGTGCAATCAGGTTATGATGAAAAGTTGCACCTTTTCCGCCCCAGATACCGCCATAACCATGATCACCTTTTTTGTGGAATGAACGGTGCAAACTTTCGCTGATGATACACCACTGCATCGTACTGTTGACGTTATCCCGAACAGTTGCCGTTTCATCGATCCCCCAACTTATGGAGCAGTGATCGATTATTATGTTTTTTTGAAAAATTGAAGTGAGTGCATCTTCTTCCTGGCGATAGACATCTCCGAGCCGCAATCGCAAGAATCGGACAATGACATTGTCAGCTTCGATGATGAGGGGAAAATTTCTGATGCAGATACCATCTCCAGGCGCAGTTTGGCCGGCGATAGTCAAATTTCCTTGAACAATTCGCAGAGCAGATTGCAATTCGATGGTACCGGAAACACGAAAGACAATGGTACGGCAGCCTTCCGATTCAATAGCCTTGCGCAAACTACCGTCACCAGTGTCGTTCAAATTAGTCACTTCCAGAACGATGCCGCCGCGTCCACCACTGGTATATTGCCCAAACCCTTCTGCCCCGGGAAAAGCTAATTGCCGGGCATCCAGGTTTATCGAAAAGAAACATACCATGCAGCTGATGATCAATCTGAACTTAATGAGTTGATATGACTGAAACAACATTAGCGATACCCGCGTTTTAATAATCGTTTCTAACGCATCACAATTCACTTATTTCAATGCTGTCCTTGTCCGTTTATGTAAACATCGTTCAAATTTAAATTTAAATAATGGCTTAAAATGTTGCCGTCTTCAACACCATCAAAACGGCATTGAGTGAGATATAAATTTGTGATAGGCGATCGTTCATATCCATCCAACGCAAAGGCGTATTTGCTTTTTTTACTTGTAACATTCTCAATGAAAATATTGCGAACAACCGGTGTGAACTTGCCCACATCGCCTTCACCGTAATAAAAATTGATGCGAACAACGGCGTCACTCACCTCGCCGACAGTCACGTTTCGCATGAATACATTTTCCACTACCCCACCCCGCAGGGAATTAGTTTTGATGCGCAGCGCCCGGTCCAGATTTGGGCTGTCCATCACACAATCTTCGATGAACACGTTGCGCACATCGCCGCTCATTTCGCTGCCAATAACCACGCCGCCGTGCCCGTCTTTCATGTTACATCCGGTTACGATAATATTTTCGCTGGGCATGTTCACCCGCCGGCCATCGGCGTTTCGCCCGGATTTTATGGCGATGCAATCATCACCCGTATCAAAATAGCAATTTTTGATGAGCACATTCCGGGAAGATTCCGGGTTGCAGCCATCGTTGTTCGGGCCGTGGCTGATCACTTTTACATTTTGAATGGTTACATTTTCGCTCAAAACGGGGTGAATGACCCACATTGGGGAACGAATGATTGTCAAGCTATCTATCAATATATTCTTGCACTTATATGGTTGAATAAAATTGGTGCGTAAATATTTACCTTCACCAAAAATACGTTCTGCTACCGGCGTCATTTTTTCCGGCATTTCGTAAAGTTCGTCGGTAGTTGAATTGCCATTCGGCGTTCCGGGAAGCCAACCATATATTTCCTGACCTTTCCACGGCCACCAGCTATCCGTTCCACCCTGCCCGTCCAGCGTTCCGCTGCCGGTTATCGCAATATTTTCTGCTTCAAACGCATAAATAAACGGTGAATAATTATAGCACTCAATGCCTTCAAAACGGGTGAACACCAACGGCAAATATTTTGCCGGATCTTTGGTGAACCGAACCGTGGCGTTTTTGCTGATGTGCAAATTAACGTTGCTTTTGAGATGGATGGCACCAGTCATAAAAATGCCGGGCGGAACCACAACCCTGCCACCACCGGCGGCATTGCAAGCTGCAATTGCTTTCCGGAATGCCTCGGTGTTGTCTGTTGTGCTGTCGCCGGTTGCGCCAAACTCCGTTACCAAAAAATCGTTGTCCTCAAATGTCGGCGGCACAATCTGGTCCAAAATATAGTCGAGTTTGTCCCAACCGACGGTTGGCTCGGATTTTGAAATATTACATCCTGTGAAAGAAAATGCGACGATCCACATTAAAAATAATCCAAATACCTGAGCTAAATTTCGGAACCGTTTGCGTTGGAGAAGCTGTGTCATTTTCATTGTTTTACTTATCTATTTTAAAGATTCAATTTCCAGATTGGCCAGAATAAATGGACCAACTGCCTTTGTGTCATTGGTTCGGATAAGCTCGCTGATATAATATTCGAACGAACCGTCCCGGTATGGGTCGCCGCCGAGTCCGGCAACTGCGCAGGCGTTGGTGATGTTTACCAAACCCTGCTCATCCACTTCGATAAATTGTTTGAGAATACCGTCGTAGCCTTTTTGGGCAACGCTCCGGTAGCTTTCGTCGATGTATCCGTTGCGCAACGCTTTAAAATAGGCGTAAACATACATCGATGATGCGGAAGATTCCCGGTAATTGCCTTCGCGATCTGGTAAATCGACAATCTGAAACCAAACTCCGGTTCCCGGGTCCTGCACTTTTGCCAGCGCTTCGGCTAAACGTTTGTAAATATTAATGATATCCTGTCGTTTCGGATGATTTTCCGGGATAAAATCGAGCACATCCACCAACGCCATCGCGTACCAGCCCATTGCGCGTCCCCAAAAATGCGGCGAAACGCCCGTTTCCGGATCAGCCCAGCGTTGCTGGCGGCTTTCGTCCCATGCGTGATACAGCAACCCGGTTTTTTCGTCGCGGGTGTGGCTTTCCATCCAGATAAATTGATTGGCGACATCGTCAAACAACGCCGGCTCATCGAACGTTTTGGCAAATTGCGCCAGAAACGGTCCCGCCATATATAGCCCGTCCAGCCACATTTGGTAGGGATAGCGTTTTTTATGCCAAAATCCGCCCTCGTTGGTGCGCGGGTGCTCTCTCATTTGATCGCGCAGCACAAACAGCGCTTTTTTGAATTTCTCATCACCGGTTTTTTCGTACAGCGCAAACAGCGGTTTGCCGGGATTGATGCGGTCGATGTTGTACAGCTCTCTGTCGTAAAGCCAAATGCTGCCATCTTCGCGAACAAATTGATCGTAATATGTTTTCACATAGTTGAAAAATTTGTCATCTCCGGTGGCTTTCCAGACCTCGAGAATAGATTTGAGCACCAAACCCTGGGTGTATTCCCAGCGCGGTTTTTCCTGAAAATCGATCATCCACGGTTCGGGGTTTCGCTGCATCACCGATTCCGCCATCCGTACGGACCATTTTTCCGGTTGTGCTGCTGTTTCCGGTGCTTTTTTCTCAACGCAGCCGGTTGCCAACATTATCAGCGCGAGCGCTATTAACCCATTCAGTGAGAATTTCATTTGCAGATACCCGTTCACGGTTTTTCGATGTCCTGTTCGGTATAATTTCATTTCAATTTGATCAGCGGCGACTGTTGGTTTTCGCCGCTGATCGCTTATTCATCCCAAAAATTCGGATTACTTCATCAAAATCATCTTGCGGGTTTGGCTGCCGTTATCCGTTTTCAGCGTGTAAAAATAAACGCCGGACGGAATATTTGCTGCTTCCCAGGTTGCCCGATAAGTGCCGGGCTGCAATTTGCTGTTTACCAGCGTGGCAATTTTTTGACCGGTAACGTTATAAATATTGAGTTGGGTCAACGAAGTTGTGCCAATGCTGAATTCGATTTTTGTGGAGGGGTTGAACGGATTCGGATAATTTTGCTCCAGTTGGAAATCTTTCGCGATGCCGTTGGGCACGTTTTCGATGCCTACTCTGCCGCCGGCTTCCCACAAATCTTTCAATGCCGGATACCAGTTCAGGTCACCTGCCGGAAATCCGCCGTCTGCGCCGGTGTATGCTTCGGTTGTGTTGGGATATGATACATCCAGCGTATCGTTCATATATTCCCATGAGCGGCGATCGAAATCATCCGTATCGCGATTGAAATTTGCGGTGTTTTTGGTTTTGTTCCCACCGTTGGGATCGCGATACCAATCGGCCATGGCGATCATCACTTCGGGCACGTTGGTAGGCGTGATCAACTCTTTTGTAAACGCGGTTACGGAATCTGCACCCAGTTTTCCGTTGATGTGGTAGGTCAGCGGTGCACCTTCGCCGGTAACGCCGGCGGCTGCATGGCGATTGTAAAAATCCTGAACCGGTGCGGATACGCTGTAATAGTTGCCGCTGATTTCGTAGTTGGTGGAATCATTCGGCACGGTAAAAATCCAGTTCATTCGCGGCAAACCAAAAGCATCGGATTCACCACTTTCGTTGAATTCAGCCTGACGGGATGCGTCTGTGTCGTTTCCGGCAACAAACGAATCGAGGAACAGGTTGTTGGTAATTTTCACATCGTTACCAACCCATCCCAACGCCAATGTGCCGTGATAGGACATGCCGTTTACCAACGTGTTGTGGTCAAAAATGAGCGTTCCGATTGCGCCGGTGCTGCTGCGGTGGCGAATTACACGATCCTGAAAATTCACAAAAGTATTGTTGACCATCACCAGCGAATCGACGGATGTTCCGCGAACATCGATGGCTTTTCCGGCACCAAAATTGGAACGTCCGAGGTCACCCATATTTGAGAATACGCAATCCTGAATGCGGATCAACCGGCAGCTGCCTTCGGTACGGATGTGCTGGCCGCGAGTTTGGGTTAAGATTGAGCCATAAATTTCGAGATCAAATCCGACACCATCCACACGGATCAAACCGGAAGGAATGTTGCCGATTTCGCCAGGAACGGCTTCCACATATCCAACCAAAATGAGGTCTTTTATCCATACATTTCCTGCAACAACGCGGAAAATTTCACCGGGAAAGCTACCGGAGCTGGTGTTGGTAGTCATATAAACGAGCGGACGGGTTCCGGCACCGTCAATGGCACGAATACGAACATCCCATCCGTTGTTGCGGATTGCGGAATTAACCAGATAAGTGCCGTCACGTTCCAGCCAGTACACCCGTTCCAAATCAACGCGATCACCGTTGGCAAGCGTATCGCCAGTGATGATATCGTTTAAATAATTACTGCCAGTAAACGGGGGAATAATCATATCATGCGGGCCCGTTTGGGCAGATAACACAAAGGGTAAACATAATGCAGCAAACAAAATACTCAGACAGCGTAGCTTGATTTTCATCTTAGCCACCTCCTTTTAGTTTAACTGTAAAGATTTATTGCGGTTGGCACACACAAACGATGCACCAACCGGTAAATTTGGAGCTTGTTGTTCAAAGATTGTTAAAGGGTTAACTGAAATCCGAGATCGCCGGAAATACCATAGTGCTGACGATAGTTTTCCAGCGTGAAATTGCGATTAGGGTTTATTACGTTTGAGCCTTCTTTGGTATCGGTCAGGTTATACAAATTCAAATAGAACGAAATCATCGGGTTTAACCGCTGTTTGAGGCTCAGATCCCAGCGAGAAAAAGCGATTCGTTGGCTGAAAGTTGCCGTTGTGCTGTTGGCATCGTTGGTGGTTGAGGAATTGCTGGCAGCCTGATAAAATGTTGAGAGCCGTGCAGAAAAGCCTCTGTAATCATAACCCACCGCAAAATTCCCGATGTAATTGGGTTGTCCGGTCAACTTTACTTTGCTTTCGACGAACTCCCTGCGCGATTGCGGAATGGGAATCGGTCCTATAAAAATAGTGTCTGTTACCAAAATTTGTTGGGGCACATACGTTTCGGTGCGCACAATGGAAACGTTGCCACTTAACACAATATTGCGCAGAAACCTTGGCATTCCCGGCATATAGCGCAAACTGGTTTGCACTTCTGATTCGAAACCCCACACTTTGGTGGGTTTATCGGAATTGTACGGATAGCGCAAATTATAACCGGATGTCACAAATGAATTGGGAATATTATAGTTGATTTCCAAACTATCGAGGAGGTCATACCCTTTAAACTCAAGCCCGTCGATCACTTGAATCATATCTTTAATATCTTTATAAAAAGCGGATACGGAAAACAGACCGTACTTCCCTTCGAAGAACGATGTGTTGACCTCAAAATTCCAGGCTTTTGCGGCTTTCAGATCAGGGTTTCCCAAAATAATGGAATTACCGGAATAAAACGTTCCGGCCTGCCGGGCAATGTAATTTTCCAACCGGTCGTTAAAGTTCGGACGTTGCAATGCGCGATAGGCAGCCAAACGGATTCCCAAAAAACTTAACGGACGATACGTCAGGTGAAAATTCGGCAGCCACACGGTTTCTTTGTGATAGGCGGTTGTATCATTATAAATGCCGGCGGGTACCGGAAAACCGCTCAAGGTTGTCGGGGAATATCGCGAGTTGTAATTGTTATCCTCAAATTCGCCGCGAATACCGGAAATAAGGGTGAATTTCTGTCCGATGTTCAACGTGTTCATCAGATACGCACCGGAAACGCGTTCATCGATATCGTAAAACAGAACATCCGGTTCGCGATTCACATCATATTCATCATTGGTAATAT includes:
- a CDS encoding TonB-dependent receptor; amino-acid sequence: MFDFDTPDGGNIKFSNVFSLTNRNYVTYERNYPIEDKEDLFYTIRDREQEIATFNTFLKGDNNFLGMVLDWNVAYASSRSKMPYDYTMNFHEPSLADPVTNQQISGMGDPSDDVRQTDPVNIIPFAYNNFERAYLYNAFFRGEDAKENEITAYLNFSKPYNLSHSLSGNLKFGGKYRKKSRERSFSEEVGAYYIMAFPQFVKTEDGSIVPKDFTGTRFENLQLAGSGLVLLTNFLEGVDDRDVFDKYQLYPLINVDAINEWYDLNKNGFDNITNDEYDVNREPDVLFYDIDERVSGAYLMNTLNIGQKFTLISGIRGEFEDNNYNSRYSPTTLSGFPVPAGIYNDTTAYHKETVWLPNFHLTYRPLSFLGIRLAAYRALQRPNFNDRLENYIARQAGTFYSGNSIILGNPDLKAAKAWNFEVNTSFFEGKYGLFSVSAFYKDIKDMIQVIDGLEFKGYDLLDSLEINYNIPNSFVTSGYNLRYPYNSDKPTKVWGFESEVQTSLRYMPGMPRFLRNIVLSGNVSIVRTETYVPQQILVTDTIFIGPIPIPQSRREFVESKVKLTGQPNYIGNFAVGYDYRGFSARLSTFYQAASNSSTTNDANSTTATFSQRIAFSRWDLSLKQRLNPMISFYLNLYNLTDTKEGSNVINPNRNFTLENYRQHYGISGDLGFQLTL